Proteins encoded by one window of Gemmatimonadaceae bacterium:
- a CDS encoding serine hydrolase, which yields MYRRLIGSLTFALALPLHAQARPDWRAFDTWVARGVRTWEVPGLAVAVVKDDSVVFAKGYGVRQLGTSDPVDAHTLFAIGSTTKAMTALSILMLADEDKVRLEDPVLRFLPTLQLYDPQMTRELMVRDLLTHHTGLPGSDLLWTGGDYSTAEVIRRMRWLQPVGSFRSVYNYQNVQYAMAGEVVRVAAGMPWEAFVTKRIFEPLGMRETVPLLSGTRGRPNVAVPHLRIGDTIRVIENRSVDPVAAAGSVWSSVTDMATWMRFVLDSGRVGGRQLVSTARFEDWLSPQAVVPVASFYPTSRLTRPHQVNYGLGWFLEDYRGMSVAMHTGSIDGMVAIIGLVPDQRLGVYVLANLDHAELRHALMHRVFDLYAGPPLRDWSAEFKELYDDLDAAGRAAEAQQRASRVSGTRPALPLDRYAGTYVDSLYGTLIVSHENGRLRARFGKGYVGPLDHWHYETFVATWDDRRLGSSPLTFVLGADGAPARIELVAGAPVTFHRKP from the coding sequence ATGTATCGCCGCCTGATCGGATCGCTCACGTTCGCCCTTGCCCTGCCACTCCACGCGCAGGCGCGTCCGGACTGGCGCGCCTTTGATACCTGGGTTGCGCGGGGCGTGCGCACGTGGGAGGTGCCCGGCCTCGCGGTCGCCGTCGTGAAAGACGATTCGGTGGTGTTCGCCAAGGGCTACGGCGTGCGGCAACTCGGCACGAGCGATCCCGTCGACGCACACACGCTGTTCGCGATCGGATCGACGACCAAGGCGATGACCGCGCTGTCGATCCTGATGCTCGCTGACGAGGACAAGGTGCGGCTCGAGGATCCGGTGTTGCGCTTCCTGCCCACGCTGCAGCTCTACGATCCGCAGATGACGCGCGAACTGATGGTGCGCGACCTCCTGACCCATCACACCGGCCTCCCCGGCTCCGATCTCCTCTGGACGGGCGGCGACTACTCGACCGCCGAAGTCATCCGGCGCATGCGATGGCTGCAGCCGGTGGGTTCGTTCCGGTCGGTCTACAACTATCAGAACGTGCAATACGCGATGGCCGGCGAGGTGGTTCGCGTCGCGGCGGGCATGCCGTGGGAGGCCTTCGTGACCAAGCGCATCTTTGAGCCGTTAGGTATGCGGGAGACCGTGCCCCTGCTGTCGGGCACGCGCGGTCGACCGAACGTGGCCGTGCCGCACCTGCGCATCGGTGACACGATTCGGGTGATCGAGAACCGTTCCGTGGACCCGGTGGCCGCGGCAGGCTCGGTGTGGTCGAGCGTGACCGACATGGCCACGTGGATGCGCTTCGTCCTCGATTCGGGGCGCGTGGGCGGGCGCCAGCTGGTGAGCACCGCGCGCTTCGAAGATTGGTTGTCCCCGCAGGCGGTGGTGCCCGTGGCCTCGTTCTACCCCACCTCGCGCCTGACGAGGCCGCACCAGGTGAACTACGGCCTCGGCTGGTTCCTCGAGGACTATCGCGGCATGTCGGTGGCCATGCACACCGGCAGCATCGACGGCATGGTCGCGATCATCGGTCTCGTCCCCGACCAGCGGCTCGGCGTGTACGTCCTGGCCAACCTCGACCACGCCGAGCTGCGCCACGCGCTGATGCATCGCGTGTTTGACCTGTACGCCGGTCCACCGCTGCGGGACTGGTCCGCCGAGTTCAAGGAACTGTACGATGACCTGGATGCGGCGGGGCGGGCCGCTGAGGCGCAGCAGCGCGCGTCACGCGTCAGCGGAACGCGGCCGGCGCTCCCGCTCGACCGCTACGCCGGCACGTACGTGGACTCGCTGTATGGCACCCTGATCGTTTCGCACGAAAACGGGCGGCTGCGCGCCCGATTCGGCAAGGGCTATGTTGGACCGCTCGATCACTGGCACTACGAGACCTTCGTTGCCACGTGGGACGACCGCCGTCTCGGCTCGAGCCCCCTCACGTTCGTCCTCGGCGCCGACGGCGCGCCAGCACGCATCGAACTGGTCGCCGGCGCGCCGGTCACGTTCCATCGCAAGCCCTGA
- a CDS encoding polysaccharide deacetylase, with protein MLPSRRIAAFVLSVMPAAMGAQTNPVKPGWQWSTDTVFKVVNAVRAGRSLAPKKWPGNARVAVLLSFDVDNETVSLRFGEPTIGALSQGQYGSRVALPRIVNLLDKYRIPASFFIPAMSLVIAPQQVAVIQRSGRHEFAVHGWIHEMNTTLPLAVERDLVKRAIDTLTSMTGTRPVGYRAPSWNFSPNTLTILRELGFEYESSLMADDSPYEILQDGQPTGLVELPVEWILDDAPLFNPQGNAYANPRDVAQVWIDEFERAYEEGTMFLLTMHPHITGHRSRIVALDQLITHIRTRPGVWWATHRAAAEYVRAEAAKDGRD; from the coding sequence ATGCTCCCCTCGCGTCGGATCGCAGCATTCGTGTTGTCCGTCATGCCCGCGGCAATGGGTGCACAGACGAACCCGGTAAAGCCCGGGTGGCAGTGGTCCACCGACACCGTGTTCAAGGTCGTGAATGCGGTTCGCGCCGGCCGCAGTCTCGCGCCGAAGAAGTGGCCGGGCAACGCCCGCGTCGCCGTGCTGCTCTCCTTCGACGTGGACAACGAAACCGTCTCGCTGCGGTTCGGCGAGCCGACCATCGGCGCCCTCTCGCAGGGCCAATACGGCTCGCGCGTCGCCTTGCCACGCATCGTGAACCTGCTCGACAAGTATCGCATCCCCGCGTCGTTTTTCATCCCGGCCATGAGCCTGGTCATCGCGCCGCAGCAGGTGGCGGTCATCCAGCGGTCGGGCCGTCACGAGTTCGCCGTGCATGGGTGGATCCACGAGATGAACACGACGCTCCCGCTCGCCGTCGAACGCGACCTCGTGAAGCGCGCGATCGACACGCTGACCAGTATGACGGGCACCCGCCCGGTCGGGTATCGAGCGCCCTCCTGGAACTTCTCGCCCAACACGCTCACGATCCTCCGCGAACTCGGCTTCGAATACGAGAGTTCGCTGATGGCCGACGACAGCCCGTACGAGATCCTGCAGGACGGCCAGCCGACCGGCCTCGTTGAGCTGCCGGTCGAATGGATCCTCGATGACGCGCCGCTGTTCAACCCGCAAGGCAACGCCTACGCCAATCCCCGGGACGTCGCACAGGTGTGGATCGACGAGTTCGAGCGCGCGTACGAGGAGGGCACGATGTTCCTGCTCACCATGCACCCGCACATCACGGGGCATCGATCCAGGATCGTTGCGCTCGATCAGCTCATCACGCACATCCGCACGCGGCCCGGGGTCTGGTGGGCGACACATCGCGCGGCGGCGGAATACGTGCGTGCGGAGGCGGCAAAGGACGGCCGGGACTGA
- a CDS encoding Nramp family divalent metal transporter translates to MTSPSPTPVAAPEAADAGWRRAREAPSLAEVHRSVTVHGLSKWRKLLAFAGPGYLVAVGYMDPGNWATDLAGGSRFGYTLLSVILISNLMAVLLQGLASKLGIVTGRDLAQACRDHYSRPVNFALWVLCEIAIAACDLAEVIGTAIALNLLFGIPLAWGVGITAFDVMIVLYLQNKGFRLLEALVISLIAVVGACFLFELFVSRPDLGAVARGFVPSPEILRNREMLYIAIGILGATVMPHNLYLHSSIVQTRKYEESTEGKREAVRYAFLDSTIALSFALFINAAILIVAAATFFRTGNTQVAEIQDAYQLLSPLLGVTAASGVFALALLASGQNSTITGTLAGQIVMEGFLNIRLRPWLRRLITRAIAIVPAAITAILYGEAGTARLLILSQVILSLQLSFAVFPLVMFTSDKVKMGPFVNPTWLKVSAWTVATVIASLNAWLLVQTIGEWMA, encoded by the coding sequence ATGACGTCACCGTCGCCCACTCCTGTTGCCGCCCCGGAAGCAGCCGACGCCGGGTGGCGACGGGCGCGCGAGGCGCCATCGCTCGCCGAGGTGCACCGAAGCGTCACGGTGCACGGATTGTCCAAATGGCGAAAGCTTCTGGCATTTGCGGGACCGGGCTATCTGGTGGCCGTGGGATACATGGATCCCGGCAACTGGGCCACCGACCTCGCCGGAGGATCGCGCTTCGGGTACACGCTCCTCAGCGTCATCCTCATCTCCAACCTCATGGCGGTGCTCCTGCAGGGGCTCGCCTCGAAGCTCGGGATCGTTACGGGTCGCGACCTCGCGCAGGCCTGCCGGGATCACTACTCGCGGCCGGTGAACTTTGCGCTCTGGGTGCTGTGTGAAATAGCGATCGCCGCCTGCGACCTCGCCGAGGTCATCGGGACCGCGATCGCGCTCAACCTGCTGTTCGGGATTCCGCTCGCGTGGGGCGTTGGCATCACGGCGTTCGACGTGATGATCGTGCTGTACCTGCAGAACAAGGGCTTTCGGCTGCTCGAGGCGCTGGTGATCTCGCTGATTGCGGTCGTGGGCGCGTGTTTTCTCTTTGAGCTGTTCGTCTCCCGGCCAGACCTGGGCGCCGTCGCGCGCGGGTTCGTCCCTTCGCCGGAGATCCTGCGCAACCGCGAGATGCTTTACATCGCGATCGGCATCCTCGGCGCCACGGTGATGCCGCACAACCTCTATCTGCATTCGTCGATCGTGCAGACGCGCAAGTACGAGGAGAGCACCGAGGGCAAGCGCGAGGCGGTGCGGTACGCGTTCCTCGATTCCACGATCGCGCTCTCGTTTGCGCTGTTCATCAACGCCGCGATCCTCATCGTGGCGGCGGCGACGTTCTTCCGCACCGGCAACACCCAGGTCGCCGAGATCCAGGATGCGTATCAGCTGCTCTCGCCGCTCCTCGGTGTCACGGCGGCGAGCGGCGTGTTTGCGCTCGCGTTGCTGGCGTCCGGCCAGAACTCGACGATCACCGGGACACTCGCCGGGCAGATCGTGATGGAGGGGTTCCTCAACATCCGCCTTCGGCCCTGGTTGCGTCGGCTGATCACGAGGGCCATCGCCATTGTGCCCGCGGCGATCACGGCCATCTTGTACGGCGAGGCGGGGACCGCGCGGCTCCTCATTCTCAGTCAGGTCATCCTCAGCCTGCAACTCTCGTTCGCCGTGTTTCCCCTCGTGATGTTCACGTCCGACAAGGTGAAGATGGGGCCGTTCGTGAACCCCACGTGGCTCAAGGTGTCCGCCTGGACGGTCGCGACGGTCATCGCGTCGCTCAACGCCTGGCTGCTCGTGCAGACGATCGGGGAGTGGATGGCCTGA
- a CDS encoding universal stress protein: MYRRILVPLENSATDVHIIQHVRSLARHCGASVIFIHVADGWAARNLGHLKLRDSEEMLGDREYIERIAGESTGTGLQAEAVLATGDPAREIVAAAQREGCDLIAMATHGHRLIGDVVYGSVANAVRHATTVPVLLVRAPARGDA, translated from the coding sequence ATGTATCGTCGCATCCTGGTGCCGCTCGAGAACTCGGCCACCGACGTGCACATCATCCAACACGTCCGCAGCCTGGCCCGCCACTGCGGCGCATCGGTCATCTTCATCCACGTGGCTGACGGCTGGGCCGCGCGCAATCTGGGCCACCTCAAGTTACGGGACTCCGAAGAGATGCTCGGCGATCGCGAGTACATCGAACGCATTGCCGGGGAAAGCACGGGCACCGGACTGCAGGCCGAGGCCGTGCTGGCCACCGGCGATCCGGCGCGGGAGATCGTGGCGGCGGCACAGCGCGAGGGCTGCGACCTCATCGCCATGGCGACCCACGGTCACCGGCTGATCGGTGACGTGGTCTACGGGAGCGTGGCCAACGCCGTGCGGCACGCGACCACGGTACCGGTGCTGCTCGTGCGCGCTCCGGCGCGGGGCGACGCGTAG
- a CDS encoding metal-dependent transcriptional regulator: protein MGARRPKAAAASRRAAASSAAQDLPLTAPVEDYLKAIYAIEQSGAAAGTNEVAARLAIAAASVSGMVRRLADQGLVSYERYRGVRLTEAGRRAALRTIRRHRVIEAYLAKALGYAWDRVHEEAERLEHAASDELIDRMAEAIGAPLTDPHGHPIPTRDGTIDETPHRTLSDLVAGQRSRVMHVSDEDAELLRYLARIGIRPGVQVTLTERAPFDGPLTLRVGKGNVQVGHALASRVMVEVLPD from the coding sequence GTGGGGGCGCGTCGGCCAAAGGCGGCCGCTGCGTCGCGCCGCGCCGCCGCGAGTTCAGCCGCGCAGGACCTCCCGCTGACCGCGCCGGTCGAGGACTATCTCAAGGCGATCTACGCGATCGAACAGTCGGGCGCCGCCGCGGGCACCAACGAGGTGGCGGCGCGGCTCGCCATCGCGGCGGCGTCGGTGAGCGGCATGGTGCGACGACTCGCTGACCAGGGGCTCGTGTCCTACGAGCGCTACCGAGGCGTTCGGCTCACCGAAGCCGGTCGCCGCGCGGCGCTACGCACCATTCGGCGTCATCGGGTCATCGAGGCCTACCTTGCGAAAGCATTGGGCTACGCGTGGGATCGCGTGCACGAAGAGGCCGAGCGGCTGGAGCACGCCGCGAGCGATGAACTGATCGATCGAATGGCCGAAGCGATCGGCGCGCCGCTGACCGACCCGCACGGTCACCCGATTCCCACGCGCGACGGCACGATCGACGAAACGCCGCACCGCACGCTGTCGGACCTCGTCGCCGGTCAGCGCTCGCGCGTGATGCACGTGAGCGATGAGGACGCCGAACTGCTGCGCTACCTCGCGCGCATCGGCATTCGGCCCGGCGTGCAGGTCACGCTCACCGAACGTGCCCCGTTCGACGGCCCGCTCACGCTGCGCGTGGGGAAGGGGAACGTGCAGGTCGGGCACGCGCTGGCGTCACGCGTCATGGTAGAGGTGTTGCCGGACTGA
- a CDS encoding alpha/beta fold hydrolase — MLIAQLHGRILERIRRPAMGLLVLAGSGLTSGVAAQGTPFAMVYRRGADTIGVERVTMQGATLTGDIVLRGLPRMEWRTTPGATGAVTSIAIRAWRDASADAPLLQRAEITLVGDSVRAEMTNPAGATTTQRFRSGPHAFLLVNASGAMVNLALARALATPSPVDTFPVFLTSGGQTVPSVFRTWGDSASWDVAGQVTVMSVRSGHVQEVYLAQQNLRMTRVEGRALNTLTLGAPDYNAPAGAPYSAERVAIASRGGFTLVGTLTMPRDARFPVPVVVTISGSGPQDRDEYIPLVPGFRPFRQFADTLGRHGIGVLRMDDRGTGESGGSFRGSTSADFANDIRDAIRWLRARPDVDGRRVVLLGHSEGGLIAPMIAADDPTLAGIVLLAGPSRNGLEIVRFQQRYAITHDTSLSTPARRDSAIAAAARELDRMARTDKWMQFFFSYDPLATARRVKVPVLIAQGGSDQQVTADQAGELAAAIRAAGNTDVTVRVFPERNHLFLPDVTGNPANYTTLTSGHIGADVVGPVLDWIVAHTRR; from the coding sequence ATGTTGATCGCCCAGCTGCACGGTCGGATCCTCGAACGCATTCGTCGGCCCGCGATGGGACTGCTCGTCCTGGCAGGGAGCGGTCTGACCAGCGGTGTCGCCGCCCAGGGCACGCCGTTCGCCATGGTCTACCGACGTGGTGCAGACACCATCGGTGTGGAACGGGTGACCATGCAGGGGGCCACGCTGACGGGCGATATCGTCCTCCGAGGCTTGCCGCGCATGGAGTGGCGCACCACGCCCGGCGCCACGGGCGCGGTCACCTCGATCGCGATACGCGCCTGGCGCGATGCCTCCGCCGACGCGCCGCTGCTGCAGCGCGCCGAGATCACTCTGGTGGGCGACTCGGTGCGCGCGGAGATGACCAACCCCGCCGGCGCCACCACGACGCAACGTTTCCGATCGGGACCCCACGCGTTCCTGCTCGTGAACGCCTCGGGCGCGATGGTGAACCTCGCGCTGGCGCGCGCCCTCGCCACACCGTCGCCGGTTGACACGTTTCCCGTGTTCCTGACGTCGGGTGGGCAAACGGTGCCGTCGGTATTCCGCACCTGGGGCGACAGCGCCTCGTGGGACGTGGCGGGGCAGGTCACGGTGATGTCGGTGCGCAGCGGGCACGTGCAGGAGGTGTACCTCGCGCAACAGAACCTCCGCATGACGCGCGTTGAGGGTCGCGCGCTCAACACGCTCACGCTGGGTGCACCGGACTACAACGCACCTGCAGGTGCTCCGTACAGCGCCGAGCGCGTGGCGATTGCATCACGCGGCGGGTTCACGCTAGTGGGTACGCTCACCATGCCGCGTGATGCGCGCTTCCCGGTGCCGGTCGTCGTCACCATCAGCGGCTCCGGACCGCAGGACCGCGACGAATACATTCCGTTGGTCCCGGGCTTTCGCCCGTTTCGCCAGTTCGCGGACACGCTTGGGCGCCACGGGATTGGCGTGCTGCGCATGGACGACCGCGGCACAGGTGAATCCGGGGGTTCGTTCCGGGGCTCCACGTCGGCCGACTTTGCCAACGACATCCGCGACGCGATCCGCTGGCTCCGCGCGCGGCCCGACGTGGATGGTCGCCGGGTCGTCCTCCTTGGCCACAGCGAAGGCGGACTCATCGCGCCGATGATCGCGGCCGACGATCCCACGCTCGCCGGGATCGTCCTCCTCGCCGGGCCATCACGCAACGGACTCGAGATCGTCAGGTTCCAGCAGCGGTACGCGATCACACACGACACGTCGCTGTCCACGCCTGCACGACGCGACTCGGCGATCGCCGCAGCCGCGCGCGAACTCGATCGGATGGCGCGCACAGACAAGTGGATGCAGTTCTTCTTTTCCTATGATCCGCTCGCCACCGCGAGGCGCGTCAAGGTTCCGGTGCTCATCGCGCAGGGTGGTTCCGATCAGCAAGTGACCGCCGATCAGGCCGGAGAGCTGGCCGCGGCGATCCGCGCTGCAGGCAACACCGACGTCACCGTGCGCGTGTTTCCCGAGCGCAACCACCTCTTCCTCCCCGACGTTACCGGCAATCCGGCGAACTACACGACGCTCACCAGCGGGCACATCGGCGCCGACGTGGTTGGTCCGGTGCTGGACTGGATCGTCGCGCACACTCGGCGTTAG
- a CDS encoding Arc family DNA-binding protein, which translates to MAERKPFLLRVDRDLLDAVQRWANDDLRSLNAQIEFLLRRSLQQAGRLKRPPADPSSTE; encoded by the coding sequence GTGGCTGAGCGCAAGCCTTTCCTCCTGCGCGTGGACCGCGACCTGCTCGACGCGGTCCAGCGCTGGGCGAACGACGACCTGCGCAGCCTCAATGCCCAGATCGAATTCCTCTTGCGTCGCTCGCTGCAGCAGGCGGGCCGGCTCAAGCGGCCGCCCGCGGACCCTTCTTCCACAGAATGA
- a CDS encoding SPFH domain-containing protein — translation MFREVTRKGTPGLLILTVFAVLGGLAMWRIVEGARADDPFAAILWGTVLTLVIIGLSGLFTVQPNDGKVLTLFGKYTGTVREQGLWWANPFFAKKRISLRVRNFETAKLKVNDNHSNPIEIGAVVVWKVVDTAEAMFEVDDYTHYVVMQSEAAVRALAQSYPYDAHTVGEVSLSAHPAEVSQALQVAIQERLQKAGVEVVEARLSHLAYAPEIAAAMLRRQQANAIIAARQRIVEGAVSMVENALTLISDKGIVTLDDERRATMVSNLLVVLCSDKDAQPVVNTGTLYQ, via the coding sequence ATGTTCAGAGAAGTCACCCGCAAGGGCACGCCTGGCCTGCTGATCCTTACGGTCTTTGCCGTACTGGGCGGCCTCGCCATGTGGCGCATTGTCGAGGGCGCACGCGCCGATGACCCCTTCGCCGCCATCCTATGGGGCACGGTTCTCACCCTGGTCATCATCGGGCTGAGCGGGCTCTTTACCGTCCAGCCAAACGACGGCAAGGTGCTGACCCTCTTTGGCAAGTACACCGGTACGGTCCGCGAACAGGGGCTCTGGTGGGCCAACCCGTTTTTCGCCAAGAAGCGGATCTCGCTCCGCGTGCGGAACTTCGAGACGGCGAAGCTCAAGGTGAACGACAACCACTCGAATCCGATCGAGATCGGCGCCGTGGTGGTATGGAAGGTCGTCGATACGGCTGAAGCGATGTTCGAGGTCGATGACTACACACACTATGTCGTAATGCAGTCCGAAGCGGCGGTGCGCGCGCTGGCGCAGTCGTATCCGTACGACGCCCACACGGTCGGCGAAGTGTCGCTCAGCGCGCATCCGGCCGAAGTCTCGCAGGCGCTGCAGGTCGCGATCCAGGAGCGGTTGCAGAAGGCCGGCGTCGAGGTGGTGGAGGCGCGGCTGAGCCACCTCGCCTATGCACCGGAGATCGCGGCGGCCATGCTGCGTCGCCAGCAGGCCAATGCCATCATCGCCGCGCGTCAGCGCATCGTCGAAGGTGCGGTGAGCATGGTGGAGAACGCGCTCACGCTCATCTCGGACAAAGGCATCGTCACGCTCGATGACGAGCGACGCGCCACGATGGTGTCCAATCTCCTGGTGGTGCTCTGCTCCGACAAGGATGCGCAGCCCGTGGTGAACACGGGTACGCTATATCAGTGA
- a CDS encoding DUF72 domain-containing protein, with the protein MLSLGAQGWNYDAWVGPFYPTGTRAADFLRVYGRAFDTVEVDATFYAIPPSATVAGWAARVPPTFTFALKLPQEITHERRLRRADDVLQSFTERARELGPRLGPVLIQLGPAFAPDELPALAAFLPTLPRDLRFAVEFRHRGWIYDGVIALLQEHNVALALTDARWIPRRTMLALAARPTADFAYVRWMGPDRDIVDYSRIQVDRTRELDAWADAIQGLTTRVDAVYGYVNNHFAGHGPATLRDLQQRLGLPTVDPDSLGEQMSLFGSSGREGSAKHAR; encoded by the coding sequence GTGCTCTCGTTAGGTGCCCAGGGCTGGAACTACGACGCGTGGGTCGGGCCCTTCTATCCGACCGGCACACGCGCGGCCGACTTTCTGCGCGTGTACGGCCGGGCGTTCGACACGGTCGAAGTCGACGCGACGTTCTACGCCATTCCGCCGTCGGCGACCGTGGCCGGCTGGGCGGCGCGCGTGCCGCCGACGTTCACCTTCGCGCTCAAGCTCCCGCAGGAAATCACGCACGAACGCCGCTTGCGCCGCGCGGACGATGTGCTGCAGTCGTTCACCGAGCGCGCCCGCGAACTGGGGCCGCGACTCGGCCCCGTCCTCATCCAGCTCGGCCCCGCCTTCGCGCCAGACGAGCTGCCAGCCCTCGCCGCGTTCCTCCCGACGCTGCCGCGCGACCTGCGCTTTGCGGTCGAGTTCCGACACCGCGGCTGGATCTACGATGGCGTCATCGCGCTGCTGCAGGAGCACAACGTGGCCCTGGCCCTCACCGATGCGCGGTGGATTCCCCGGCGGACCATGCTGGCGCTCGCGGCCCGGCCCACTGCGGACTTTGCGTACGTGAGGTGGATGGGCCCCGATCGCGACATCGTCGACTATTCACGCATCCAGGTCGACCGCACGCGAGAGCTCGACGCCTGGGCCGACGCGATCCAGGGCCTCACCACGCGCGTCGATGCGGTGTACGGCTACGTGAACAACCACTTTGCCGGCCACGGCCCGGCAACGCTCCGGGACCTGCAGCAACGACTCGGTCTCCCGACCGTGGACCCGGATTCGTTAGGGGAGCAGATGTCGTTGTTCGGCAGCAGCGGCCGGGAAGGCAGCGCAAAGCACGCACGATAG
- a CDS encoding SURF1 family protein: MILPRRYSWFVVVASLAVIAFLLLGRWQLGRLSERRVANASLLARRSLPTEAAERLARDTAVARFRALRVHGRFDYEHQFIWTARSREGAPGVVFLTPMIVSDSGPAVLVNRGWAYSADGMAIDEPLWREAVEDSVVGYADAFTSGVGPVFIGREPRRIRRLAFDSLQARLPYRLLPIIAVQQLGAGPQVEVRHPFRATPPPLDEGPHRGYALQWFAFAAITIVGTVAVVQRGRRPE; encoded by the coding sequence GTGATCCTGCCTCGCCGCTATTCCTGGTTCGTCGTCGTCGCCAGCCTCGCCGTCATCGCGTTCCTCCTGCTCGGTCGCTGGCAGCTCGGCCGGCTGTCTGAACGTCGGGTCGCGAACGCGTCGCTCCTCGCGCGTCGGAGCCTTCCGACAGAAGCAGCCGAACGACTCGCCCGCGACACGGCCGTCGCGCGCTTTCGTGCGCTGCGCGTGCACGGGCGGTTTGACTACGAGCATCAGTTCATCTGGACGGCCCGGTCGCGCGAGGGTGCGCCGGGCGTCGTCTTCCTCACGCCCATGATCGTGAGCGACAGCGGGCCGGCGGTGTTGGTGAATCGCGGGTGGGCCTATTCCGCCGACGGCATGGCGATCGACGAGCCGCTCTGGCGCGAAGCCGTGGAGGATTCGGTGGTCGGGTACGCGGATGCCTTCACCTCGGGCGTCGGGCCTGTCTTCATCGGTCGCGAGCCGCGCCGCATTCGGCGCCTCGCGTTCGATTCGCTCCAGGCTCGGCTGCCCTATCGACTGCTCCCGATCATCGCCGTGCAGCAGCTCGGCGCCGGGCCGCAGGTGGAAGTCCGGCATCCGTTTCGTGCCACGCCACCGCCACTCGATGAAGGGCCGCATCGGGGGTACGCCCTGCAGTGGTTTGCATTCGCCGCGATCACCATCGTGGGCACCGTGGCCGTGGTGCAGCGTGGGCGTCGTCCGGAGTGA